Proteins co-encoded in one Apodemus sylvaticus chromosome 6, mApoSyl1.1, whole genome shotgun sequence genomic window:
- the Tmem30b gene encoding cell cycle control protein 50B yields MTWSASARGAHQPDNTAFTQQRLPAWQPLLSAGITLPLFFCAGLAFIGLGLGLFYSSNGIKELEYDYTGNPGTGNCSVCAAEGQGRAPPPSCRCAWSFTLPELFPGPVYLYYELSNFYQNNRRYGVSRDDAQLSGLVSALRHPANECAPYQYSSDGLPIAPCGAIANSLFNDSFSLWHQRQPGAPFVEVPLDRTAIAWWTDYHVKFRNPPLVNGSLALAFRGTAPPPNWHRPVYELSPDPNNTGFINQDFVVWMRTAALPTFRKLYARIRQGNYSAGLPRGTYRVNITYNYPVRAFGGHKLIILSNISWMGGKNPFLGIAYLVVGSLCIIVGFVMLVVYIRYQDQEDDDNDDE; encoded by the coding sequence ATGACCTGGAGCGCCTCGGCGCGGGGCGCGCACCAGCCCGACAACACCGCCTTCACGCAGCAGCGCCTCCCCGCCTGGCAGCCGCTGCTGTCGGCCGGCATCACGCTGCCGCTCTTCTTCTGCGCCGGCCTGGCGTTCAtcggcctgggcctgggcctcttcTACTCCTCCAACGGCATCAAGGAGCTGGAGTACGACTACACCGGCAACCCCGGCACCGGCAACTGCTCGGTGTGCGCCGCCGAGGGCCAGGGCCGCGCGCCGCCGCCCAGCTGCCGCTGCGCCTGGAGCTTCACGCTGCCCGAGCTCTTCCCGGGACCCGTGTACCTCTACTACGAGCTGTCCAACTTCTACCAGAACAACCGGCGCTACGGCGTGTCCCGCGACGACGCGCAGCTCAGCGGCCTGGTCAGCGCGCTGCGCCACCCGGCCAACGAGTGCGCCCCCTACCAGTACAGCTCCGACGGCCTGCCCATCGCGCCGTGCGGCGCCATCGCCAACAGCCTCTTCAACGACTCCTTCTCGCTATGGCACCAGCGCCAGCCCGGGGCCCCCTTCGTCGAGGTGCCGCTCGACCGCACCGCCATCGCCTGGTGGACCGACTACCACGTCAAGTTCCGCAACCCGCCGCTGGTGAACGGCAGCCTGGCGCTGGCCTTCCGCGGCACGGCGCCGCCGCCCAACTGGCACCGGCCGGTTTATGAGCTCAGCCCGGATCCCAACAACACCGGCTTCATCAACCAGGACTTCGTGGTGTGGATGCGCACCGCGGCGCTGCCCACGTTCCGCAAGCTGTATGCACGCATCCGCCAGGGCAACTACTCCGCCGGTCTGCCCCGGGGCACCTACCGTGTCAACATCACCTACAACTACCCGGTGCGCGCCTTCGGAGGCCACAAGCTCATCATCCTTAGCAACATCTCGTGGATGGGTGGCAAGAACCCTTTCCTGGGCATCGCCTACCTGGTCGTCGGTTCCCTCTGTATCATCGTGGGCTTTGTCATGCTGGTCGTCTACATTCGCTACCAGGACCAGGAGGACGACGACAACGATGATGAGTGA